The following are encoded together in the bacterium genome:
- the ggt gene encoding gamma-glutamyltransferase encodes MRAGTCGGRPPCPAAARRRARTPPQRLPPAISALVLALAVALPASALTGTHGMVAAEHQLASQAGLQILQAGGNAVDAAVATSLAVGVTNPTSCGIGGGGFMLIYDQATRRVMALDYRETAPAAASRDMFVRDGVAVPELSLHGGLAVATPGEIAGLFAALRRYGSRSFAQVAAPAIGLARDGFAVETHLADSIARNVELIRARPDLAALLLHPDGTPLQAGETLRQPQLAATLETIAADGPRAFYDGAIATAIADAVQAAGGVLTRRDLAAYRPRWRRPVSAPFDGYTVYGMPPPSSGGGVMIEALNIMRRDDLRALEQGSATYLHLLAEALQFAFADRADFYGDPDAVRVPLAALTAPARGRAQRARISAPTSFSPDWYGTRVTPDDHGTSHLSVVDERGNAVACTTSINTAFGSLVVAGDTGIILNDTMDDFSAQPGKPNVFGLVGSQANAIAPGKRPLSSMSPTIVTRRGEVAAVAGGSGGPLIITGTLQALLNALVFGQDALQAVSAPRIHHQWMPPVLLAEAGIDAGTRRLLGRLGHRVVVPETPPGRSAPPWASVQLVLRAPDGTLDGASDPRKGGKAAGW; translated from the coding sequence GTGCGAGCGGGGACGTGCGGTGGCCGACCGCCGTGCCCGGCTGCCGCGCGCCGGCGCGCGCGCACGCCACCGCAGCGCCTCCCCCCCGCGATCAGCGCCCTCGTCCTGGCTCTTGCCGTCGCCCTGCCGGCCAGCGCTCTCACCGGCACCCACGGCATGGTCGCCGCCGAGCACCAGCTCGCCTCGCAGGCGGGGCTGCAGATCCTGCAGGCGGGCGGCAACGCGGTCGACGCGGCGGTCGCCACCTCGCTGGCGGTCGGAGTGACCAATCCGACCTCGTGCGGCATCGGCGGCGGCGGATTCATGCTCATCTACGACCAGGCGACGCGGCGGGTGATGGCGCTCGACTATCGCGAGACGGCGCCCGCCGCCGCCAGCCGCGATATGTTCGTGCGCGACGGCGTCGCGGTGCCGGAGCTCAGCCTGCACGGGGGCCTCGCGGTGGCGACGCCGGGCGAGATCGCCGGTCTGTTCGCGGCGCTGCGACGCTACGGCAGCCGGTCGTTCGCCCAGGTCGCCGCGCCGGCGATCGGCTTGGCGCGCGACGGCTTCGCGGTGGAGACCCATCTCGCCGATTCGATCGCCCGCAACGTCGAGCTGATCCGCGCCCGCCCGGACCTCGCCGCCCTGCTCCTCCATCCCGACGGCACGCCGCTGCAGGCCGGCGAGACGCTGCGTCAACCGCAACTGGCCGCCACCCTGGAGACCATCGCGGCGGACGGGCCGCGCGCCTTCTACGACGGCGCGATCGCGACCGCGATCGCCGACGCGGTGCAGGCGGCCGGCGGCGTCCTGACGCGACGCGATCTGGCGGCGTACCGGCCCCGGTGGCGACGGCCGGTGTCGGCACCCTTCGACGGCTACACGGTGTACGGCATGCCCCCCCCGAGCTCGGGCGGCGGCGTGATGATCGAGGCGCTCAACATCATGCGCCGCGACGACCTGCGCGCCCTCGAGCAGGGCTCCGCCACCTACCTGCACCTGCTGGCTGAGGCGCTGCAGTTCGCCTTCGCCGACCGCGCCGACTTCTACGGCGATCCCGACGCCGTGCGCGTGCCGCTGGCGGCGCTCACCGCGCCGGCGCGGGGACGCGCGCAGCGGGCTCGCATCAGCGCGCCGACCTCCTTCTCACCCGACTGGTACGGCACCCGGGTCACGCCGGACGACCACGGCACCTCGCATCTCTCGGTGGTCGACGAGCGCGGTAACGCCGTCGCCTGCACCACCAGCATCAACACCGCCTTCGGCTCGCTGGTGGTCGCCGGCGACACCGGCATCATTCTCAATGACACCATGGACGACTTCTCGGCCCAGCCGGGAAAGCCCAACGTCTTCGGCCTCGTCGGCTCGCAGGCGAATGCGATCGCACCGGGCAAGCGGCCGTTGAGCAGCATGTCGCCGACCATCGTCACGCGCCGTGGCGAGGTCGCGGCGGTGGCCGGCGGCTCGGGCGGACCGTTGATCATCACCGGCACGCTGCAGGCGCTGCTCAATGCGCTGGTCTTCGGCCAGGACGCGCTGCAGGCGGTCAGCGCCCCGCGCATCCACCATCAGTGGATGCCACCGGTGCTGTTGGCCGAGGCGGGCATCGACGCGGGCACGCGGCGCCTGCTCGGCCGCCTCGGCCATCGCGTCGTCGTCCCGGAAACGCCGCCCGGGCGGAGCGCGCCGCCCTGGGCGTCGGTGCAGCTCGTGCTGCGGGCGCCGGACGGCACGCTCGACGGCGCCTCCGACCCGCGCAAGGGCGGCAAGGCTGCTGGGTGGTGA
- a CDS encoding flippase-like domain-containing protein: MRRWPRLRAALQSRVFKLILSAALLGGLLLASDASDMRAEVAKADPAWLALALLCFLGSQAISGARWWLLTRAVGFDVPPGRVTAYYFSGLYMNLFAPGTVTGDVGRTLYLAEGRRRALALTTVIAHRATGFLALVWVAALGIVSVRSLPIPTAVRALAALAVPLTLAAWLFGPRLAARLLPPENRWRFLIGRELAPYWHDRRLLAASLASAAVTHLLQISGQMAVSRALGLALPWTFFWVVAPLLNFGSTLPFTFNGIGLREAGYWYALSGSDVGAAPAIGIGLLTSAVVLATGLCGLPFFLLLRPRREPRREGAGGAR, translated from the coding sequence GTGAGGCGCTGGCCGCGGCTGCGCGCCGCGCTGCAGTCGCGCGTCTTCAAGCTGATCCTCAGCGCGGCGCTGTTGGGCGGGCTGCTGCTCGCCAGCGACGCCAGCGACATGCGAGCGGAAGTGGCGAAGGCCGATCCGGCGTGGCTCGCGCTGGCGCTGCTCTGCTTCCTCGGCAGCCAAGCGATCAGCGGCGCTCGCTGGTGGCTGCTGACGCGCGCGGTCGGCTTCGACGTCCCGCCGGGGCGGGTGACGGCCTACTACTTCAGCGGTCTCTACATGAACCTGTTCGCACCGGGCACGGTCACCGGCGACGTCGGCCGCACCCTGTACCTGGCCGAAGGCCGGCGCCGCGCCCTGGCGCTCACCACGGTGATCGCGCACCGCGCCACCGGCTTCCTGGCGCTGGTGTGGGTGGCCGCGCTCGGCATCGTCAGCGTGCGCTCGCTGCCGATCCCGACGGCGGTCCGCGCCCTCGCCGCGCTGGCGGTGCCGCTGACGCTCGCCGCCTGGCTGTTCGGCCCGCGCCTGGCGGCGCGGCTGCTGCCGCCGGAGAATCGCTGGCGCTTCCTCATCGGGCGCGAGCTGGCGCCATACTGGCACGACCGGCGGCTGCTCGCCGCTTCGCTCGCCAGCGCCGCGGTCACGCACCTGCTGCAGATCAGCGGCCAGATGGCGGTGTCGCGCGCGCTCGGCCTGGCACTGCCGTGGACCTTCTTCTGGGTGGTGGCGCCGCTCCTCAACTTCGGCAGCACCTTGCCGTTCACCTTCAACGGCATCGGCCTGCGCGAAGCGGGATACTGGTACGCGTTGTCCGGAAGCGACGTCGGCGCCGCGCCGGCGATCGGCATCGGGCTGCTCACCAGCGCGGTGGTGCTGGCAACCGGCCTGTGCGGCCTGCCCTTCTTCCTGCTGTTGCGGCCGCGCCGCGAGCCCCGACGGGAGGGCGCCGGCGGCGCCCGGTGA
- a CDS encoding adenylosuccinate synthase: protein MPAVVGVGVQWGDEGKGKVVDILAEHADIVVRYQGGNNAGHTLVVGDQKTVLHQVPSGVLHDGKVCVIGNGVVVDPVALLEEVDALRARGYLQDAALLKISDRAHMIMPYHRAIDQARERLRGEGRIGTTGRGIGPTYEDKMARIGLRFADFLDEETFADALRAVLEEKNTYLRTMLNEQALDFARISEQYRRLRERLAPHVIDASVFLDRALAAGRRVLFEGAQGTMLDVDHGTYPYVTSSNTISAAACTGGGIAPSRISSVVGITKAYTTRVGSGPFPTELLDDLGQKLQHDGEEFGATTGRPRRCGWFDAVVARHAVRLNGLNGLAVTKLDVLTGLKTVRVCVGYELDGRRIDEVPASIAAFNAVRPLYEEFPGWDETLSRARSLDDLPSTVRRYLTAIEELTGTPIFMVSVGARRQDTIILRNAFNA, encoded by the coding sequence ATGCCAGCGGTCGTGGGCGTCGGCGTGCAGTGGGGCGACGAGGGCAAGGGTAAGGTCGTCGACATCCTCGCCGAGCACGCCGACATCGTCGTCCGCTACCAGGGGGGCAACAACGCCGGCCACACCCTGGTGGTGGGCGACCAGAAGACCGTGCTGCACCAGGTTCCCTCCGGCGTCCTGCACGACGGCAAGGTCTGTGTCATTGGCAACGGCGTCGTCGTCGATCCGGTGGCGCTGCTGGAAGAGGTCGATGCGCTGCGGGCGCGCGGCTACCTGCAGGACGCGGCGCTGCTGAAGATCAGCGACCGCGCCCACATGATCATGCCCTACCACCGCGCCATCGATCAGGCGCGCGAGCGGCTGCGCGGCGAGGGGCGCATCGGCACCACCGGGCGCGGCATCGGTCCGACGTACGAGGACAAGATGGCGCGCATCGGCCTGCGGTTCGCCGACTTCCTCGACGAGGAGACGTTCGCCGATGCGCTGCGCGCCGTGCTCGAGGAGAAGAACACCTACCTGCGCACCATGCTGAACGAGCAGGCGCTCGACTTCGCCCGCATCTCGGAGCAGTACCGCCGCCTCCGCGAGCGCCTGGCGCCGCACGTCATCGATGCCAGCGTCTTCCTCGATCGCGCCCTCGCCGCCGGCCGCCGCGTGCTCTTCGAGGGCGCGCAGGGCACGATGCTCGACGTCGATCACGGCACCTATCCGTACGTCACCTCCTCGAACACCATCAGCGCCGCCGCCTGCACCGGCGGCGGCATCGCGCCCAGCCGCATCTCCAGCGTCGTCGGCATCACCAAGGCCTACACCACCCGCGTCGGCAGCGGGCCGTTCCCGACCGAGCTGCTCGACGACCTCGGCCAGAAGCTGCAGCACGACGGCGAGGAGTTCGGCGCCACCACTGGCCGGCCGCGACGCTGCGGGTGGTTCGACGCGGTGGTCGCCCGTCACGCGGTGCGGCTCAATGGTTTGAACGGTCTGGCCGTGACCAAGCTCGACGTCCTGACCGGCCTGAAGACGGTGCGCGTCTGCGTCGGCTACGAGCTCGACGGCCGCCGCATCGACGAGGTGCCGGCGAGCATCGCCGCCTTCAACGCCGTCCGCCCGCTCTACGAGGAGTTCCCCGGCTGGGACGAGACGCTCTCGCGCGCCCGCTCGCTGGACGACCTGCCGTCCACGGTGCGCCGCTACCTCACCGCGATCGAGGAGCTGACCGGCACGCCGATCTTCATGGTGTCGGTCGGCGCCCGCCGCCAGGACACCATCATCCTGCGCAACGCCTTCAACGCGTGA
- the serA gene encoding phosphoglycerate dehydrogenase produces the protein MDRVLVADKLAPEGMAILEAAAAAGQLQVDERVGMKPDELCRAVGDYQALIVRSASTVTKDVVEAAPHLRVIGRAGIGVDNIDVDAATRRGIAVMNTPGGNNVTTAEHAISMLLSLARSIPQATASMKAGKWEKSKFTGSEISNKTLGIVGIGNIGRLVAERAQGLKMKVIAYDPFITEAKAREMGIELVTLDGLLQRADFVSIHTPLLPETRNLVDAAALAKMKPTARLINCARGGIVDELALADALRNKKLAGAALDVFEQEPVPADHPLLQLDNVICTPHLGAATAEAQVAVSVAVAEQVVDFLVHNVTRCAVNMPSISAEQMDVLRPYLMLGERLGSLQAQLLEEAPTEVTVEYAGEVAAHDVQPVTIAVLKGLLGRLLETSVVNFVNARELARERGIKIVEAKTSQPKGFTNSLTVRVTTAQKTSEVGGAVFGREVIRLVRINGYYLEAVPEGFILMLNNRDVPGVVGNVGMLLGEAKINIAGLQLGRENVGGMALSLVHVDERIPAPVMEKLRQLPNIVSADLLEL, from the coding sequence ATGGACCGCGTCCTCGTTGCGGACAAACTCGCCCCGGAGGGGATGGCCATCCTCGAGGCGGCCGCCGCCGCCGGCCAGTTGCAGGTCGACGAGCGCGTCGGGATGAAGCCCGACGAGCTCTGCCGCGCCGTCGGCGACTATCAGGCGCTGATCGTGCGCAGCGCCAGCACGGTCACCAAGGACGTCGTCGAGGCGGCGCCGCATCTGCGGGTCATCGGCCGCGCCGGCATCGGCGTCGACAACATCGACGTCGACGCGGCGACCCGGCGCGGCATCGCGGTGATGAACACGCCCGGCGGCAACAACGTCACCACCGCCGAGCACGCGATCAGCATGCTGCTGTCGCTGGCCCGCTCGATCCCGCAGGCCACCGCCTCCATGAAGGCGGGCAAGTGGGAGAAGTCGAAATTCACCGGCTCCGAGATCTCCAACAAGACGCTCGGCATCGTCGGCATCGGCAACATCGGCCGCCTGGTGGCCGAGCGCGCCCAGGGCCTGAAGATGAAGGTGATCGCCTACGATCCGTTCATCACCGAGGCCAAGGCGCGCGAGATGGGCATCGAGCTGGTAACCCTGGACGGCTTGCTGCAGCGCGCCGATTTCGTCTCCATCCACACGCCGCTGCTGCCCGAGACGCGCAACCTCGTCGACGCGGCGGCGCTGGCGAAGATGAAGCCGACGGCGCGGCTCATCAACTGCGCCCGCGGCGGCATCGTCGACGAGCTGGCGCTGGCGGACGCGCTGCGCAACAAGAAGCTCGCCGGCGCGGCGCTCGACGTCTTCGAGCAGGAGCCGGTGCCGGCGGATCATCCGCTGCTGCAACTCGACAACGTCATCTGCACGCCGCATCTCGGCGCCGCCACCGCCGAGGCGCAGGTCGCCGTGTCGGTCGCCGTCGCCGAGCAGGTCGTCGACTTCCTGGTGCACAACGTCACGCGCTGCGCGGTCAACATGCCGTCGATCAGCGCCGAGCAGATGGACGTGCTGCGGCCCTACCTGATGCTCGGCGAGCGACTGGGCAGCCTGCAGGCGCAACTGCTCGAGGAGGCGCCAACGGAGGTCACGGTCGAGTATGCCGGCGAGGTGGCGGCGCACGACGTGCAACCGGTGACCATCGCCGTGTTGAAGGGGTTGCTCGGCCGGCTGCTCGAAACCAGCGTCGTCAACTTCGTGAACGCCCGCGAGCTGGCCCGCGAGCGCGGCATCAAGATCGTCGAGGCCAAGACGTCGCAGCCGAAGGGCTTCACCAACTCGCTGACCGTGCGGGTGACAACGGCGCAGAAGACCAGCGAGGTCGGCGGCGCGGTGTTCGGGCGCGAGGTGATTCGTCTCGTCCGCATCAACGGCTACTATCTCGAGGCGGTGCCCGAGGGCTTCATCCTGATGCTCAACAACCGCGACGTGCCGGGCGTCGTCGGCAACGTCGGCATGCTGCTCGGCGAGGCGAAGATCAACATCGCCGGCCTGCAACTCGGCCGCGAGAACGTCGGTGGCATGGCGCTGTCGCTGGTGCACGTCGACGAGCGCATTCCGGCGCCGGTCATGGAGAAGCTACGGCAGTTGCCGAACATCGTGTCGGCCGACCTGCTGGAGCTCTGA
- a CDS encoding alanine--glyoxylate aminotransferase family protein yields the protein MIKQLLLAPGPTPVPSRVRLAMAQPMFHHRTPQFSALFGEVRKQLQELFQTEQDVLMLAASGTGAMEASVNNCFAPGDEVIFVNGGKFGERWGKLATTFGLKPIEIRVEWGRAVRPEQIEQALAEHPSCKGVLVQASETSTAAVHPIDQIAAITRKTNALLVVDGITAVGVYSIPMDKWGIDVLVTGSQKALMLPPGLALVALSARAWERVEQTKQPRFYFDLPRERTNQAKNTTAWTPAISLVIGLKEALTMLQEEGYPNVYARHERLAKATRAAGAALGMRLVAPDNPSPAVTGLYTPEGIDGGKLFSYLRDKMQVVFAGGQDQLKGKIIRIAHLGHIGAFDTITAVAALEMALKHFGHPVELGRGVGAAQAELMSALPA from the coding sequence GTGATCAAGCAATTGTTGCTCGCCCCTGGTCCCACCCCCGTCCCATCGCGTGTGCGCCTGGCCATGGCGCAGCCGATGTTCCACCACCGGACGCCCCAGTTCAGCGCCTTGTTCGGCGAGGTCCGCAAGCAGCTCCAGGAGCTGTTTCAGACCGAGCAGGACGTGCTGATGCTGGCTGCCTCCGGCACCGGCGCGATGGAAGCGTCGGTGAACAACTGCTTCGCTCCCGGCGACGAGGTGATCTTCGTCAACGGCGGCAAGTTCGGTGAGCGCTGGGGCAAGTTGGCGACCACCTTCGGCCTGAAGCCGATCGAGATCCGCGTCGAATGGGGTCGCGCGGTGCGTCCGGAGCAGATCGAGCAGGCGCTGGCCGAGCACCCGAGTTGCAAGGGCGTGCTGGTGCAGGCGAGCGAAACCTCGACCGCGGCCGTCCACCCGATCGACCAGATCGCCGCCATCACCCGCAAGACGAACGCGCTGTTGGTGGTCGACGGCATCACCGCCGTCGGCGTGTACTCGATCCCGATGGACAAGTGGGGCATCGACGTGCTGGTCACGGGCTCGCAGAAGGCCCTGATGCTGCCGCCGGGCCTGGCGCTCGTGGCGCTGAGCGCCCGCGCCTGGGAACGCGTCGAGCAGACGAAACAGCCGCGCTTCTACTTCGACCTGCCGCGTGAGCGCACCAACCAGGCGAAGAACACCACCGCCTGGACGCCCGCCATCAGCCTGGTCATCGGACTGAAGGAAGCCCTGACCATGCTGCAGGAAGAGGGCTACCCGAACGTGTACGCCCGGCACGAGCGCCTCGCGAAGGCGACGCGGGCCGCCGGCGCCGCGCTCGGCATGCGGCTGGTCGCGCCCGACAATCCCAGTCCGGCGGTGACCGGGCTCTACACGCCCGAGGGCATCGACGGCGGCAAGCTCTTCTCCTACCTGCGCGACAAGATGCAGGTGGTCTTCGCGGGCGGCCAGGATCAGCTCAAGGGCAAGATCATCCGCATCGCCCATCTCGGCCACATCGGCGCCTTCGACACCATCACCGCGGTGGCGGCGCTCGAGATGGCGCTCAAGCACTTCGGCCACCCGGTCGAGCTCGGTCGCGGTGTCGGCGCGGCGCAGGCCGAGCTGATGTCCGCGCTGCCCGCCTGA
- the folE gene encoding GTP cyclohydrolase I FolE, whose translation MNSDSLAARMRGVLSDLGEDPDREGLLKTPERVARALRFLTKGYAEDPKSVINGALFTEDYQEMIVLKDLDYFSLCEHHMLPFFGKAHVAYIPSTKIVGISKLARLVEVYARRLQVQERMTTQIANTLMEELDPQGVGVVLQAEHLCMRMRGVEKQNSVVVTSAMLGVFRSHQETRQEFMSLVANGLHR comes from the coding sequence ATGAACAGCGATTCATTGGCTGCGCGCATGCGCGGCGTTCTATCGGATCTGGGCGAGGATCCGGACCGCGAGGGATTGCTCAAGACGCCCGAGCGCGTCGCGCGGGCGCTGCGCTTCCTCACCAAGGGATACGCCGAGGACCCCAAATCGGTGATCAACGGCGCGCTCTTCACCGAGGACTATCAGGAGATGATCGTCCTCAAGGATCTCGACTACTTCTCGCTCTGCGAGCACCACATGCTGCCGTTCTTCGGCAAGGCGCACGTGGCGTACATCCCCTCGACCAAGATCGTCGGCATCAGCAAGCTCGCCCGTCTGGTCGAGGTCTACGCCCGCCGCCTGCAGGTGCAGGAACGGATGACGACGCAGATCGCCAACACCCTGATGGAGGAGCTGGACCCGCAGGGGGTCGGGGTCGTGCTGCAGGCCGAGCACTTGTGCATGCGGATGCGCGGCGTCGAGAAGCAGAACTCGGTGGTGGTCACCAGCGCCATGCTCGGGGTGTTCCGCTCCCATCAGGAGACGCGCCAGGAATTCATGAGCCTGGTCGCCAACGGTCTGCACCGGTAG
- a CDS encoding homoserine kinase: MAANTNLTKKDANLLAAEYGLPKVVGVRTVREGSVNTHYLLETGRGRFVVKIDEVKSEIEVKRELDLLLFLRKHGFPCPVALADRRGRHCRDWGGRQLSVYRHIDGHGVDPEDLSGGQLENIGRVMADLHLITKAYKKGVDSRFNFDRVAEIYAGVRGRLPHYLKKIVRTLDEELEYLQNYLENKLPKGIIHGDIFADNVMIKGDKVVAVLDFEAAGRGKFIFDLATAVNALCFEGGRYALKRFESLIAGYETLRTLSLAEWDAFPNELRFSAFRFTVTRLRDFFLNPVDERQRINKDFQDFYERLLILRREKDGGMEAMLMAMATGYDYRKYQKVKAVERRSR, from the coding sequence ATGGCCGCAAACACGAACCTGACCAAGAAGGACGCCAACCTGCTCGCGGCCGAATATGGGCTGCCGAAGGTGGTGGGTGTTCGAACCGTCCGCGAGGGCTCTGTAAACACGCACTACCTGCTCGAGACGGGGCGCGGCAGGTTTGTCGTCAAGATCGACGAGGTGAAGAGCGAGATCGAGGTCAAGCGCGAGCTCGATCTGCTGCTCTTCTTGCGCAAGCACGGGTTTCCCTGTCCGGTCGCTCTGGCTGACCGCCGCGGTCGCCACTGTCGCGACTGGGGTGGGCGCCAGCTTTCCGTGTATCGGCACATCGACGGTCACGGCGTCGATCCCGAGGACCTGAGCGGGGGGCAACTGGAGAACATCGGCCGGGTGATGGCCGATCTCCACCTGATCACCAAGGCCTACAAGAAGGGCGTCGACTCCCGGTTCAACTTCGATCGGGTCGCCGAGATCTATGCCGGGGTGCGCGGCCGCCTGCCGCACTACCTGAAGAAGATCGTCCGCACCCTCGACGAGGAGCTCGAGTACCTGCAGAACTACCTCGAGAACAAGCTGCCGAAGGGCATCATCCACGGCGACATCTTTGCCGACAACGTGATGATCAAGGGCGACAAGGTCGTCGCGGTGCTCGATTTCGAGGCCGCCGGTCGTGGCAAGTTCATCTTCGACCTCGCCACCGCGGTGAACGCGCTCTGCTTCGAGGGCGGTCGCTACGCGCTGAAGCGGTTCGAGTCGCTGATCGCGGGCTACGAGACGTTGCGGACGCTGTCGCTGGCGGAGTGGGATGCGTTTCCCAACGAGCTACGCTTCTCGGCCTTCCGCTTCACGGTCACCCGGCTGCGCGATTTCTTCCTCAACCCGGTCGACGAACGGCAGCGCATCAACAAGGACTTCCAGGATTTCTACGAACGGCTTCTGATACTGCGGCGTGAGAAGGACGGCGGCATGGAGGCCATGTTGATGGCCATGGCCACTGGCTACGACTACCGCAAGTATCAGAAGGTCAAGGCCGTCGAGCGTCGCAGCCGCTGA
- a CDS encoding 7-carboxy-7-deazaguanine synthase QueE produces the protein MNDADRCAPVADGYLSEIFLSFQGEGTQVGRRQLFLRLSGCNLRCRYCDTPDSLEREKTCRVHGIDGSVRELPNPLSAETVVAAVRPLLDADGPVDGTALTGGEPLLQAEFLSTLLASGDWPRPVLLETNGMLPESLRAVLPLIDVVSMDIKLPSNSGERGFWDQHARFLALAGDKAYVKVLVDAETDLVEVERAAAIVGDRAAVYLQPITSGGGAVVAIGATDLQRFFSTARRHAADVRVLPQTHKMLAIQ, from the coding sequence GTGAACGACGCTGATAGGTGCGCCCCAGTGGCTGACGGGTACCTCTCCGAGATCTTCCTCTCCTTCCAGGGGGAGGGGACGCAGGTGGGGCGGCGGCAACTCTTCCTCCGCCTCTCCGGGTGCAACCTTCGCTGCCGCTACTGCGACACGCCGGATTCCCTGGAACGCGAGAAGACCTGCCGCGTCCACGGCATCGACGGGAGCGTGCGCGAGCTTCCCAATCCGCTTTCCGCCGAAACGGTTGTCGCTGCGGTCCGCCCGCTGTTGGACGCGGATGGGCCCGTCGATGGCACCGCGCTCACCGGCGGCGAGCCTCTGCTGCAGGCTGAGTTTCTCTCCACCCTGCTGGCGAGCGGCGACTGGCCGCGCCCGGTCCTCTTGGAGACCAACGGCATGCTGCCCGAGTCGCTGCGCGCCGTGTTGCCGCTGATCGACGTCGTCAGCATGGACATCAAGCTGCCCTCGAACAGCGGTGAACGCGGGTTCTGGGACCAGCACGCCCGCTTTCTGGCACTCGCCGGCGACAAGGCCTACGTGAAGGTGCTGGTCGACGCCGAAACCGACCTCGTCGAGGTCGAGCGCGCCGCCGCCATTGTCGGCGATCGAGCGGCAGTATACCTGCAGCCGATCACCAGCGGCGGCGGAGCCGTCGTGGCCATCGGTGCCACCGATCTGCAGCGATTCTTCAGCACCGCCCGGCGTCACGCCGCCGACGTCCGCGTGTTGCCACAGACCCACAAGATGCTTGCCATCCAATGA
- a CDS encoding DUF4147 domain-containing protein: MDPTRLVRDHLTASPQTRPLFVVGAGKAAARMAAGVEAALGSERLDGIVVTAPGCEAALRRIRIAIGSHPLPDRASVAAANEILRAVGRAAPDATLLALISGGASSLLALPRPPVTLADKIAANRLLLASGAAIEELNTVRKHLSAIKGGGVLRAAGGRTVTTLILSDVIGDDPSVIGSAPTMPDPSTYADAIAVLRRYALLDRVPAAVRDLLEAGARGETVETVKPGDPEARRATATVIGSNATARRAAAIHAARLGYEPVVEDTPLSGDTAAAARRWAPRLTRRPGIARWCVIAGGETTVVVRGAGRGGRNQEFALAAAAELEGASVVLLSAGTDGIDGPTDAAGAFADGSTLARARERGLDQQKSLADNDAYAFFDRLGDLFRTGPTGTNVMDLKIAVGVGSAS, encoded by the coding sequence GTGGACCCGACGCGCCTGGTGCGGGACCACCTGACGGCGTCCCCGCAAACCCGCCCGCTGTTCGTGGTCGGCGCCGGCAAGGCCGCGGCACGCATGGCTGCCGGCGTGGAAGCGGCGCTGGGTTCGGAACGGCTCGATGGCATCGTCGTCACCGCGCCCGGCTGCGAAGCCGCGCTGCGGCGGATCCGCATCGCGATCGGCAGCCATCCGCTCCCGGATCGCGCCAGCGTGGCGGCCGCCAACGAGATTCTCCGCGCCGTCGGGCGGGCGGCTCCGGACGCCACGCTGCTGGCGCTGATCAGCGGTGGCGCATCGAGTCTGTTGGCGCTGCCGCGGCCGCCAGTGACGCTGGCCGACAAGATCGCCGCGAACCGCCTCCTTCTGGCCTCCGGCGCCGCCATCGAAGAGCTCAACACCGTCCGCAAGCACCTGTCCGCGATCAAGGGAGGCGGAGTGTTGCGGGCTGCCGGCGGACGGACGGTGACGACCCTGATCCTCTCCGACGTGATCGGCGACGATCCGAGCGTGATCGGCTCGGCCCCCACCATGCCAGATCCCAGCACCTACGCCGACGCCATCGCCGTGCTCCGCCGTTACGCGTTGCTGGATCGCGTACCAGCCGCCGTGCGAGACCTGCTCGAGGCGGGGGCGCGGGGGGAGACCGTCGAGACGGTGAAGCCGGGCGACCCAGAGGCTCGTCGAGCGACCGCCACCGTCATCGGCAGCAACGCCACGGCCCGGCGCGCCGCCGCGATCCACGCCGCCAGGCTGGGGTACGAGCCGGTTGTCGAGGACACCCCGCTCAGCGGCGACACCGCCGCCGCGGCCCGCCGGTGGGCGCCCCGCCTGACACGCCGACCGGGCATCGCGCGCTGGTGCGTCATCGCCGGCGGCGAGACGACGGTGGTGGTGCGCGGCGCCGGCCGGGGTGGTCGCAACCAGGAGTTCGCGCTCGCCGCCGCCGCCGAGCTCGAAGGCGCGTCGGTGGTTCTGCTCAGCGCTGGTACCGATGGCATCGACGGTCCGACCGACGCGGCCGGCGCCTTCGCGGACGGCAGCACCCTCGCCCGCGCCCGCGAGCGCGGACTCGACCAGCAGAAGTCCCTTGCCGACAACGACGCCTACGCGTTCTTCGACCGGCTCGGCGACCTGTTCCGCACCGGCCCCACCGGCACCAACGTCATGGACCTCAAGATCGCCGTCGGGGTGGGTTCCGCCTCGTGA
- a CDS encoding TraR/DksA family transcriptional regulator codes for MRKTTLKNAKQLLMNMKRTILREINEDLKHGREGAKDDGMDTYDLASEERDREISFILNDREREKLQAIEEALERIEDGTYGICESCESEIAPARLEAMPFSRLCVSCQAEREKEAKQQRRFEDERAYRRLASADVDEENT; via the coding sequence ATGCGAAAGACGACGCTCAAGAACGCCAAGCAACTGCTCATGAACATGAAGCGGACGATCCTGCGCGAGATCAACGAGGATCTGAAGCACGGTCGCGAGGGCGCCAAGGACGACGGCATGGACACCTACGACCTGGCGAGCGAGGAGCGCGACCGTGAGATCAGCTTCATTCTCAACGATCGCGAGCGCGAGAAGCTGCAGGCGATCGAGGAGGCGCTCGAGCGCATCGAGGACGGCACCTACGGGATCTGCGAGAGCTGCGAATCGGAGATCGCGCCGGCCCGCCTGGAGGCGATGCCCTTCAGCCGGCTGTGCGTGAGCTGTCAGGCGGAGCGCGAGAAGGAAGCCAAGCAGCAGCGGCGCTTCGAAGACGAGCGCGCCTACCGCCGGCTGGCCTCGGCCGACGTGGACGAAGAGAACACCTGA